A genomic stretch from Alosa sapidissima isolate fAloSap1 chromosome 3, fAloSap1.pri, whole genome shotgun sequence includes:
- the igfals gene encoding insulin-like growth factor-binding protein complex acid labile subunit, with translation MHSSVLLMLWILGASVMWAHSATTTEKPTETPIPCSKGCTCLIDDYSSDLSVYCSSRNLTLAPPDVPKSTHSLWLDGNLFTSLPAATFKDLNYLDFLNLQNGQLYTLDAQVFRGLRSLAHLHLERNNIRTLPGIVFQNTPNLASLSLHNNQLSRIEDRLFAGLSNMWLLNLGWNSLAVLPENIFQDQQGLRELVLAGNRLVYLQTQLFHHLTELKELDITGNHLKVIKANVFHKLSKLQKLYLAQNQITSIAPRAFSGMKSLRWLDLTNNRLAVIHEETFIGLHSLHVLRLSNNSITSLRPGTFRDLQYLEELRLSHNRIIVLGERIFEGLGHLEMLELEHNHVQTARMGTFLGLSHVAVINLSGSCFRSLPDQVFKGLSKLHSLHLDKGCLSKITAQAFIGLTGLRRLFLQHNNISAVEHQSFSELQGLQQLDLRFNKITHLSSQTFYGLRNLDYLLLSNNQLRQLHPEVLLPLQRISWLDLSANRLDHLMNGTMQMLSKLRYLNLKDNSLANLPSAIPNSLDQLWLSGNHWKCDCHALPLRDYCVKRPQACPQQVEILAESEEPHAVVTIYNNITCDSPDNLAGLDLRNISNEHFKNC, from the coding sequence ATGCATTCTTCTGTGCTGCTAATGCTGTGGATATTAGGAGCATCAGTCATGTGGGCACACTCAGCTACCACTACAGAGAAACCCACCGAAACTCCCATTCCATGCTCCAAAGGCTGCACCTGTCTCATTGATGACTACAGTTCCGACCTCAGTGTATACTGCAGCTCACGCAATCTTACTCTTGCACCTCCCGATGTTCCTAAGTCCACACATTCATTATGGCTGGATGGAAATCTATTTACGTCCCTGCCTGCTGCAACCTTCAAGGATCTAAATTACTTAGATTTTTTGAACTTACAGAATGGTCAGCTTTACACACTGGATGCGCAGGTATTCAGAGGATTACGTTCATTGGCACATCTACATTTGGAGCGCAACAACATTCGAACATTACCAGGTATTGTTTTTCAAAACACACCCAATCTTGCCTCACTGAGTCTTCACAATAACCAGCTTTCAAGAATAGAAGACAGACTGTTTGCTGGTCTTTCTAATATGTGGCTGCTAAATCTAGGATGGAACTCACTTGCTGTGTTGCCTGAAAATATTTTTCAGGATCAGCAAGGCCTGCGAGAACTGGTACTTGCAGGAAATCGCCtagtttacctgcaaacacaGTTGTTCCATCACCTTACAGAGCTCAAGGAGTTAGATATTACTGGAAATCATCTGAAGGTTATTAAGGCCAATGTATTCCATAAGCTTTCAAAGCTGCAGAAACTTTATCTGGCACAAAATCAAATTACTTCAATTGCACCCAGAGCATTTTCTGGAATGAAATCATTACGATGGTTAGACCTAACTAACAACCGACTCGCAGTAATCCACGAGGAAACCTTTATAGGTCTTCATAGTCTACATGTACTTCGCCTCTCTAACAATTCCATCACCAGCCTCAGGCCTGGGACATTTCGTGACTTGCAATACCTTGAGGAACTTCGTCTTAGCCATAACCGAATAATTGTCTTGGGGGAAAGAATCTTTGAGGGACTTGGTCATCTAGAAATGTTGGAGCTGGAACACAATCATGTCCAAACAGCACGTATGGGTACCTTCCTGGGTCTTTCTCATGTGGCTGTAATCAACCTGTCTGGCAGCTGTTTTCGTAGTCTACCTGATCAAGTTTTCAAGGGCCTGTCAAAGCTGCACAGTCTCCATCTTGATAAAGGATGCCTGTCAAAAATAACAGCTCAAGCATTCATTGGCCTCACAGGTCTCCGACGACTTTTTCttcagcacaacaacatttcTGCAGTGGAGCACCAGAGCTTTTCAGAGCTGCAAGGCCTGCAACAGCTTGACCTACGATTTAACAAGATTACACACCTTTCCTCACAGACATTCTATGGACTAAGGAATCTTGACTACTTACTACTGTCAAATAATCAACTTCGTCAGCTTCATCCAGAGGTCCTGCTACCTCTTCAGCGTATTTCCTGGCTGGATCTCTCTGCAAACCGGCTTGACCACTTAATGAATGGAACCAtgcagatgttgtccaaattgcGTTATCTCAACTTAAAAGATAATTCACTGGCCAATCTTCCATCTGCAATTCCTAATAGTCTAGACCAACTCTGGCTTTCAGGAAACCATTGGAAATGTGACTGTCATGCTTTACCTCTAAGGGATTATTGTGTCAAGAGACCTCAGGCATGTCCACAACAGGTAGAAATACTAGCTGAGAGTGAGGAACCCCATGCTGTTGTCACTATTTACAATAATATCACATGTGATAGTCCTGATAACCTTGCTGGCCTGGATCTGAGGAACATAAGTAATGAGCATTTTAAAAACTGTTGA